The following DNA comes from Desulfotomaculum sp..
GAAAAGTCCGGCGGGGGGGCCTCCCTCCGGCACCCCGCCCCCTGGCACTCCCCTGAAGATTTCGTTAATCCGGGAAAGGTGATGTTTGACCCCCGCGCAAAGGGTATAGTCCCCGTCGGCGAACCTCCCCCCCCCCCCTGGTGGACCAATCCCCCCCCGGACACCCCCTGCTGGGAATTTTTCCCCCGCCCCGAACCAACCCGGCCCCGCCAGCAGCTTCCTGCTTTTTACCAGTTAAACGGCGCCATCTACCTGATCCAATGGGACTATTTTCTTAAAAATGATTCCTTCTACGGACCGCAGACATATGCTTACATAATGCCGAAAGATCGCTCGGTAGATATTGACACCCCGCTGGACTTTGCTCTGGCCGATGTTTTATTGGCGGGTAAGGAGAAGTAGCGTCCCCACTACTCTTGTCTGCGCTCTCCGACCCTATAGGAGCCCTCCTGCCGATTAGCAATACATCCTGCATGGGCGGAAACTCGAATTCGGATAATCTAAAGAGTAATCTCCGCTGTTCTTATGGACTTTTTTTCTTATTATCCGGCTGCCTGTTGACATAAAAAAGGACCTGTTTTATTGTTTTTAAAGGATAGGTTCGTGGATAGCCATTTTTAGGGAGGGATTGGATGTTCTACAGTTTTGACGGCAGGAAACCGGAAATAGGCAAAGATACATATGTAAGCGAGCATGCCCTGGTAATCGGCAACGTGAAGATTGGGGATAACTGCTACATTGGACATGGAGTAATTATCCGGGGTGACTACGGGAGTATTGAAATAGGGTCAGGAACGGCGGTTGAGGAAGGGGTAATTATCCACGCTCCCCCAAAACAGTCTTGCAAGATTGGTGCACACGTGACTTTAGGCCACGGCGCAGTGGTTCATTCCCAACTGGTGGACGATTACGCCGTAATCGGAATGGGCGCGATAACAAGCATCAGGTCCAAAATAGGCAGGTGGACTATTGTTGCCGAGGGAGCGATAGTCAAGATGGAGCAGGCAATCCCCGACGGGGTTGTGGTAGCCGGGAATCCGGCCAGAGTAGCACGGAAATTGGCAGAAAAGGATATCGAGCACTGGACATGGGGAAAACAGCTCTA
Coding sequences within:
- a CDS encoding gamma carbonic anhydrase family protein, producing MFYSFDGRKPEIGKDTYVSEHALVIGNVKIGDNCYIGHGVIIRGDYGSIEIGSGTAVEEGVIIHAPPKQSCKIGAHVTLGHGAVVHSQLVDDYAVIGMGAITSIRSKIGRWTIVAEGAIVKMEQAIPDGVVVAGNPARVARKLAEKDIEHWTWGKQLYVDLAKKYLAEGMHEVKPEQKHEP